The following coding sequences are from one Shewanella eurypsychrophilus window:
- a CDS encoding LysR family transcriptional regulator has translation MKTEDIKLFQQVVESGSLVKTSDALDLAKSNISRRIKSLEQEVGAKLFTREPKSMRLTEQGQVFYQKSKSLLAELEQTLIELAEPTKEVSGELRVQMVANAHSLLLANTVYQFMAKYPQVKAELITTNEELNLSQQHIDIGFSFGETLEDSSLIARRIKSAKLKLYAAPSMFTNNDSPQHLSELDGHKYIQTRLPNGKLFKHSLEAEFDPKKLDIVLVTNDVQVLLDACLSGLGIAALPVHLGDLLVKHNKLIPICDDKIIYHLHSWIMYRSNQFMPLVVRRFIDFAVEQLEKSDMPEATLPAASRFLI, from the coding sequence TTGAAAACAGAAGATATTAAGCTATTTCAGCAAGTAGTAGAAAGTGGCAGTCTAGTGAAAACGTCTGATGCTTTGGACTTGGCCAAGTCCAATATTAGCCGACGAATTAAATCATTAGAACAAGAGGTTGGTGCCAAGCTGTTTACTCGTGAGCCTAAATCTATGCGGCTAACTGAGCAGGGACAAGTTTTCTATCAAAAGTCTAAATCATTGCTGGCAGAGCTAGAGCAAACACTCATTGAACTTGCTGAGCCGACTAAAGAGGTCTCTGGCGAGTTAAGAGTGCAGATGGTAGCCAATGCTCACTCTCTTTTATTGGCAAATACCGTCTATCAATTTATGGCCAAGTATCCGCAAGTGAAAGCAGAGCTGATTACCACCAATGAAGAGCTTAATCTATCTCAGCAGCATATTGATATTGGCTTTAGTTTTGGTGAGACTCTTGAAGATAGTAGCTTGATCGCCAGAAGGATAAAGTCAGCGAAACTCAAGCTGTATGCTGCGCCGTCTATGTTTACTAATAATGATAGCCCTCAGCACCTAAGTGAGCTAGACGGACATAAATATATCCAAACACGGTTACCTAATGGCAAGCTGTTTAAACACAGTTTAGAGGCCGAGTTTGATCCTAAAAAACTTGATATTGTGCTAGTGACCAATGATGTGCAAGTGTTACTCGATGCATGCTTATCAGGTCTGGGCATTGCGGCTTTACCTGTTCATTTAGGCGACTTGCTGGTTAAGCATAATAAGCTGATCCCTATTTGCGATGATAAGATTATTTATCACCTGCATAGCTGGATTATGTATCGAAGTAATCAATTTATGCCCTTAGTGGTTCGCCGCTTTATCGATTTTGCCGTAGAGCAGTTAGAAAAATCTGATATGCCTGAGGCTACATTACCGGCAGCGAGCCGGTTTCTTATCTAA
- a CDS encoding propionyl-CoA synthetase, which produces MSELTLNQDEIKKTGLDEARPDLSRHLEIHQALHAHSLTQPDDFWANAAKLIDWDKTWDKVLDTQNAPLYSWFSGGECNTCYNAVDRHVEQGRGKQVAIQYVSPVTETEYGITYDELLAQVSRLAGYMDAIGVKKGDRVIIYMPMIPETAFAMLACARIGAIHSVVFGGFAASELAARINDAKPKLILSASCGVEPSGVVPYKPLLDGAIDLSTHDVEQCLILNRSQYHAELTKGRDVDWQTAVSSARSIACQTVAATDPLYVLYTSGTTGQPKGVVRDNGGHGVALAWSMKNIYDIGPGDTFWAASDVGWVVGHSYIVYGPLLVGATTLLFEGKPIGTPDPGIFWRTIEKYRVKSFFTAPTAIRAIKRDDPDGDFLRDTDLTCLKTLFLAGERCDPDTLHWAEDRLGKPVIDHWWQTETGWPVAANLMGVAPIQVKAGSPALAVPGFEVEVLDEQGEVVPAGESGNVVIKLPLPPGTLTTLWQNEQRYLDSYLSMYPGYYLTGDAGYMDEEGYLYIMSRIDDIINVAGHRLSTGRFEEVLCQHEAVAEVAVIGVEDKLKGQLPLGLVVLKKGVFLSDEELHRELITLVREHIGPVASFRLVSVIQKLPKTRSGKVLRGTMRKIADNQEYKAPATIEDPQTLELVRNVLTRMGYADALIP; this is translated from the coding sequence ATGTCGGAACTTACGTTAAATCAAGATGAGATAAAAAAAACTGGCTTAGATGAAGCACGCCCAGACCTATCAAGACATCTTGAAATTCACCAAGCACTCCACGCACATTCACTGACTCAACCAGATGATTTTTGGGCTAATGCCGCAAAATTAATTGATTGGGACAAGACTTGGGATAAGGTACTCGATACGCAAAATGCCCCACTTTACTCCTGGTTTTCTGGTGGTGAGTGCAATACTTGCTACAACGCGGTGGACCGACATGTGGAGCAAGGCCGAGGCAAGCAGGTAGCGATTCAATATGTTAGCCCAGTGACTGAGACCGAATATGGCATCACCTATGATGAGTTACTGGCTCAGGTGAGCCGACTAGCTGGCTACATGGATGCTATTGGTGTGAAAAAAGGGGATAGGGTGATCATCTATATGCCGATGATCCCTGAAACAGCATTTGCTATGTTGGCATGTGCACGCATTGGCGCCATTCATTCTGTTGTCTTTGGTGGTTTTGCAGCCAGCGAGCTTGCAGCACGTATCAATGATGCCAAACCTAAACTTATCTTATCGGCATCTTGTGGTGTCGAGCCATCGGGTGTCGTGCCCTATAAACCTCTGCTTGATGGTGCCATCGATTTATCGACACATGATGTCGAGCAGTGTCTGATCTTAAATCGCAGTCAATATCATGCTGAGCTCACTAAAGGACGTGATGTCGACTGGCAAACTGCGGTGTCTAGCGCCAGGAGTATAGCTTGTCAGACTGTCGCCGCTACCGATCCCCTTTATGTGCTCTATACGTCGGGAACCACCGGCCAACCTAAAGGCGTGGTGCGTGATAACGGTGGTCATGGCGTGGCGCTGGCATGGTCAATGAAAAATATCTATGACATTGGCCCTGGTGATACTTTTTGGGCGGCCTCGGATGTGGGTTGGGTCGTGGGTCATTCCTATATTGTTTACGGACCACTTTTAGTGGGTGCAACCACGCTGTTATTTGAAGGCAAGCCCATAGGCACGCCGGATCCCGGCATATTCTGGCGGACCATAGAAAAATACCGGGTGAAAAGTTTCTTTACTGCCCCAACGGCAATACGCGCCATTAAGCGTGATGATCCCGATGGTGACTTTCTGCGTGATACGGATTTAACTTGCTTAAAAACGCTGTTTTTAGCAGGGGAGCGTTGCGATCCTGATACGCTACATTGGGCGGAAGATAGGCTAGGAAAACCGGTGATAGATCATTGGTGGCAAACAGAGACGGGCTGGCCCGTTGCCGCTAATTTAATGGGCGTAGCTCCGATTCAGGTTAAAGCAGGTTCTCCCGCACTGGCTGTACCTGGCTTTGAGGTTGAAGTTCTCGATGAACAGGGAGAGGTCGTTCCTGCCGGGGAATCAGGCAATGTCGTGATCAAGTTACCTTTGCCACCAGGTACGCTCACCACCTTGTGGCAAAATGAACAAAGATATCTCGATAGTTATTTATCTATGTATCCAGGTTATTACCTTACCGGAGATGCGGGTTATATGGATGAAGAGGGCTACCTGTATATCATGAGCCGTATCGATGACATCATCAATGTGGCTGGGCATCGACTCTCTACCGGCAGGTTCGAGGAGGTATTGTGTCAGCACGAAGCGGTGGCTGAAGTGGCGGTGATCGGTGTTGAAGATAAGCTAAAGGGCCAGTTACCTCTAGGCCTAGTGGTGCTTAAAAAGGGAGTGTTTTTATCCGATGAGGAGTTGCATCGTGAATTAATCACACTCGTCAGGGAGCATATTGGCCCGGTGGCGTCTTTTCGTTTAGTCAGTGTTATCCAAAAACTGCCGAAGACACGATCAGGCAAAGTGCTCAGAGGCACCATGAGAAAGATTGCAGATAATCAGGAATATAAAGCGCCGGCAACCATAGAAGATCCTCAAACGCTTGAGCTAGTGCGTAATGTACTGACCCGCATGGGCTATGCCGATGCCTTAATACCTTAA
- the gndA gene encoding NADP-dependent phosphogluconate dehydrogenase, giving the protein MTNHTKLHDIGVIGLGVMGKNLALNIADNQYRVAAFDLDAVKVQGVVQQEKSDRITSKQPQVPLRIQGCNNLSEMLSSLEKPRVLVLSVPAGAPVDGVCNALIDAGIESDDIVIDTGNSLWTDTVEREARYAKQFIFFSCAVSGGEMGARFGPSLMPSGDIKAWDRIKPIWEAIAAKVDAKTGLPIERQEPGNPVTEGEPCTTYIGPAGSGHYVKMVHNGIEYADMQLICEAYQLLSDGFNMTANEIADLFDTWNQGSLNSYLMEISAQVLRQADPISGKPLVEMILDKAGQKGTGLWTAVSSLQIGCPAPTIAEAVYARAISTQKSQRKTLSALLKGPENEQPTDAERELFVAQLENALYCAKIACYAQGFQLMAMAGKEKGWNLDFAEIAKIWRAGCIIRAKFLQSITQAYQAAASDEIELDNLLMADAFSSALSEKQLDWRKAVSTAVMKGIPSPCISSALAYYDSYRCETLPASLLQGQRDFFGAHTFERTDKPAGEKYHLNWSSADRDLIKV; this is encoded by the coding sequence ATGACAAACCACACTAAATTACATGATATCGGCGTTATCGGACTCGGTGTTATGGGCAAAAATCTTGCGCTTAATATTGCCGACAATCAATACCGAGTTGCCGCCTTTGACCTAGACGCAGTCAAGGTTCAAGGCGTTGTTCAACAAGAGAAATCTGATCGCATTACCAGTAAGCAACCTCAGGTGCCATTGCGTATCCAAGGCTGTAATAATCTTTCTGAAATGTTATCGAGTCTCGAAAAACCTCGTGTTCTGGTACTTTCGGTCCCCGCTGGTGCCCCTGTTGATGGTGTATGTAATGCGCTTATCGATGCAGGTATCGAGTCTGATGATATTGTTATCGATACGGGCAATAGTTTATGGACAGATACGGTTGAGCGTGAAGCGCGTTATGCCAAGCAATTTATCTTCTTCAGCTGCGCCGTCTCGGGCGGTGAGATGGGCGCACGTTTCGGCCCATCCTTGATGCCAAGCGGTGACATTAAAGCCTGGGACAGAATCAAACCTATCTGGGAAGCTATTGCGGCGAAAGTCGATGCTAAAACAGGCTTACCGATAGAGCGCCAAGAGCCGGGTAATCCGGTTACCGAAGGTGAGCCATGTACGACTTATATCGGTCCAGCGGGTTCTGGTCACTATGTCAAAATGGTGCATAACGGTATCGAATATGCCGATATGCAGCTCATCTGCGAAGCTTACCAGCTACTCAGCGATGGCTTTAACATGACAGCGAATGAGATTGCTGACCTGTTTGATACCTGGAACCAAGGCAGTCTCAATAGCTACTTGATGGAGATCAGTGCCCAAGTGTTAAGACAAGCCGATCCTATTTCTGGTAAGCCATTGGTTGAGATGATCCTCGATAAAGCAGGGCAGAAAGGTACCGGACTGTGGACTGCTGTGAGCAGTTTACAGATAGGTTGCCCAGCCCCAACCATTGCTGAAGCCGTGTATGCTCGTGCCATCAGCACGCAAAAGAGTCAGCGCAAGACCTTGAGCGCGTTACTGAAAGGGCCTGAAAATGAGCAGCCTACAGATGCTGAGCGTGAGCTATTTGTTGCTCAACTAGAGAATGCACTCTATTGCGCTAAGATCGCTTGTTATGCCCAAGGTTTTCAGTTAATGGCGATGGCAGGAAAAGAGAAGGGCTGGAATTTAGACTTCGCCGAAATCGCTAAAATTTGGCGTGCTGGTTGTATTATCCGTGCTAAATTTTTGCAATCTATAACTCAAGCTTATCAGGCTGCAGCGAGTGATGAGATTGAATTAGATAACTTGTTGATGGCTGATGCATTCAGTTCAGCGCTATCTGAAAAGCAACTGGATTGGCGAAAAGCGGTATCGACCGCAGTGATGAAAGGTATTCCTTCGCCATGTATTAGTTCTGCTTTGGCCTATTACGACAGTTATCGCTGTGAAACCTTGCCTGCTAGCTTGTTGCAAGGACAGAGAGACTTCTTCGGTGCGCACACGTTTGAGCGTACCGATAAACCAGCGGGTGAGAAATATCACCTTAACTGGAGTAGCGCAGATCGAGATCTCATTAAAGTTTAA